One window of the Saccopteryx bilineata isolate mSacBil1 chromosome 2, mSacBil1_pri_phased_curated, whole genome shotgun sequence genome contains the following:
- the GPR52 gene encoding G-protein coupled receptor 52: MNESRWTEWRILNLSSDLVNLSERHSCPLGFGHYSAVDVCIFETVVIVLLTFLIIAGNLTVIFVFHCAPLLHHYTTSYFIQTMAYADLFVGVSCLVPTLSLLHYSTGIHESLTCQVFGYIISVLKSVSMACLACISVDRYLAITKPLSYNQLVTPCRLRICIILIWIYSCLIFLPSFFGWGKPGYHGDIFEWCATSWLTSAYFTGFIVCLLYAPAAFVVCFTYFHIFKICRQHTKEIHDRRARFPSHGVDASGETGHSPDRRYAMVLFRITSVFYMLWLPYIIYFLLESSRLLDNPTLSFLTTWLAISNSFCNCVIYSLSNSVFRLGLRRLSETMCMSCMCPKEQDTRDPKPRKRANSCSI; encoded by the coding sequence ATGAATGAATCCAGGTGGACTGAATGGAGGATCCTCAACCTGAGCAGTGACCTTGTGAATCTGTCCGAGCGTCACTCTTGCCCACTTGGATTTGGCCACTACAGTGCAGTGGACGTCTGCATCTTTGAGACAGTTGTTATCGTCTTGCTGACTTTCCTGATCATTGCTGGGAATTTAACGGTCATCTTTGTCTTTCACTGTGCTCCACTCTTACACCATTATACCACCAGCTATTTCATCCAGACGATGGCATATGCTGATCTGTTCGTGGGGGTGAGCTGCTTGGTTCCTACCCTCTCACTTCTGCACTACTCCACAGGCATCCACGAGTCGTTGACTTGCCAGGTGTTTGGATATATCATCTCGGTTCTCAAAAGTGTTTCTATGGCATGTCTTGCTTGCATAAGTGTGGATCGTTATCTTGCAATAACCAAGCCTCTTTCCTACAATCAACTGGTCACTCCTTGTCGACTGAGAATTTGCATTATTTTGATCTGGATCTACTCCTGCCTAATTTTCTTGCCTTCCTTTTTTGGCTGGGGGAAACCAGGTTACCACGGTGACATTTTTGAATGGTGTGCCACCTCTTGGCTCACCAGTGCCTATTTTActggttttattgtttgtttactttATGCCCCCGCTGCCTTTGTTGTCTGCTTCACTTACTTCCACATTTTCAAGATCTGCCGGCAGCACACCAAAGAGATTCATGACCGGAGGGCCCGGTTCCCTAGCCACGGGGTGGATGCCTCTGGAGAGACTGGACACAGCCCCGACCGTCGCTATGCCATGGTCCTGTTTCGTATAACCAGTGTGTTTTACATGCTGTGGCTTCCCTATATCATTTACTTTCTTCTGGAGAGCTCCCGGCTCTTAGACAATCCAACATTGTCCTTCCTAACAACTTGGCTTGCTATAAGTAATAGTTTCTGTAACTGTGTAATATACAGCCTTTCCAACAGTGTTTTCCGGCTAGGCCTCCGAAGGCTGTCGGAGACCATGTGTATGTCTTGTATGTGTCCTAAGGAACAGGACACCCGGGACCCCAAACCCAGGAAACGGGCTAATTCCTGTTCCATTTGA